The nucleotide sequence ATATAGGTTGTGATAATTTGCATTATGTTACCAATTGTGCTGAACCCAATATTGACATTCCTcatgaagatgaaacaaAGACCTTGACGAAAAAATTCTCCAATTTTATAATGCATAGAACAGATTCTCTAAAACGAATAGTGTCTTCTACCTCCATAAGGCATGCTTCAACGTCCAAACATGTTGATGATGGTATATCACCCCTTGAAAGGATACAGAGCCCTTATCGCCATCAAGAAAACATTAAGTTAAAtgtatcttcttcaactaATGAACTACACTCTAAATCAGAACGCTCCAAGGACGGTAACACCGCTCCAATTTTGCATAATTATAAATCTCACACGCATAGCCACCCTACCTTAAATTTACGTTCCCATCCCGATATATTAGTCTTAGAAGATACAGTTTCAAGAgaaaaattggatgaaaagGGAGTTGCCAACAAATCATTTTCACCAATTTTCGATCTAGGATCTCTTTCATCCTCcaattctaattcatcGTCATTAAAGGAGTATATTGATGTGTTACTAAAACAgcaaagagaagaagacaGAAAATTAGAACTTGTGGAACAAAAATTTGTCACGTCAGGTTGGTGTTCACAGGAGGAATTAACCAATTTGAAGACTAAGAGAATGCTAATTAATGAACAATGGGCTGAAAAGATATCATTTTATCAGGATAAATTATAGATATAATAACACAAACCTAAAAAATATGCATATTGCTATCTAATTTAAAAGTTATATTATTGAGTTGTTcttttatataaataatggAGTGGATGGAATGCAATGTTTATGAACTACTGCTGAGGTTTGATCTTTTGATACTGTCCAGCAAATCTTTAGACTTCTTCTCGTTAACTTCTTGTAATCGcttcttccaatatttattttcatccaCAAGGGTATCAATCCTCGTATATAGAGTTTCTATTTGACTTTTCAATTCTGtcaatttttctaatttctcTTGTTCTCTTTGCTTTTTCCGTATTCTAAATCTTGCTGAAGCTTCagtattcttctttttcttctctagCTGTCGaagtttcaattcatcacTGGTAGCTTCCACTTTAACTTCTGTATTCTCCTTGGCATTTTTTACTGTTGAACTCAGTTTCTCCAGATTTAGATTCTGGACACTTTGCAAGTCACCATTATTAATAGCATTGATAATCTCTTTGGAATTACCACTACTCACCAACAATAAAGATAATAGTCGCGAACCCAATTCTGAGTTTTTAGATATCAAGTCCTGTAGATGTTGAGAAATGTTCTCATGATTAGCAGCTTCTGCTTCGACGGCCATGCTTAATTACGTTTATTTTCCCTATTGGTTTGCAAGAGCAAATAAGAGGGCAATCAAGTTGAACGGGGCTGT is from Naumovozyma castellii chromosome 6, complete genome and encodes:
- the MET28 gene encoding Met28p (ancestral locus Anc_7.122), whose product is MAVEAEAANHENISQHLQDLISKNSELGSRLLSLLLVSSGNSKEIINAINNGDLQSVQNLNLEKLSSTVKNAKENTEVKVEATSDELKLRQLEKKKKNTEASARFRIRKKQREQEKLEKLTELKSQIETLYTRIDTLVDENKYWKKRLQEVNEKKSKDLLDSIKRSNLSSSS